A stretch of Aerococcus urinaehominis DNA encodes these proteins:
- a CDS encoding acetoin reductase, which produces MSERVAVITGSGAGLGKGIAQRLAKDGFKIVISDIHEDTAENTAKELQDEGYEATYFVGDVSKREDQFDLVAHAVDAYGRLDVFINNAGVEGIKPLAQVDEETFDKMVAINVKGVLWGIQAATEQMKKQNKDRIYKVINACSIAGHESYDLLGIYSMTKHAVRSLTQSAAKEYAEAGITVNAYCPGVAGTEMWDRIDAEMAKYNGNAPGETFEQFSSSILMGRSQEPEDVAGLVSYLASEDSDYMTGQAILIDGGMVMR; this is translated from the coding sequence ATGAGTGAAAGAGTCGCAGTGATTACTGGTTCAGGCGCTGGTTTGGGTAAAGGAATTGCCCAACGTTTAGCTAAAGATGGTTTTAAGATTGTTATTTCAGATATCCATGAAGATACTGCTGAGAATACGGCTAAAGAATTGCAAGATGAAGGTTATGAGGCAACCTACTTCGTAGGTGATGTTTCTAAACGTGAAGACCAATTTGACCTAGTTGCTCATGCTGTGGATGCATATGGACGCCTAGATGTTTTTATCAACAATGCAGGAGTCGAAGGTATTAAACCGCTTGCTCAAGTGGACGAGGAAACCTTTGATAAAATGGTAGCAATTAACGTTAAGGGTGTGCTATGGGGGATCCAGGCAGCTACTGAACAAATGAAGAAACAAAATAAAGACCGTATCTACAAGGTTATTAATGCTTGTTCAATTGCCGGTCATGAGTCTTATGATTTATTAGGCATTTATTCAATGACTAAGCACGCAGTGCGTTCATTAACCCAATCAGCTGCTAAGGAGTATGCGGAAGCAGGTATTACAGTTAATGCCTATTGCCCAGGTGTTGCTGGTACAGAAATGTGGGATCGCATTGATGCTGAGATGGCTAAATATAATGGTAATGCCCCAGGTGAAACCTTCGAGCAATTCTCATCAAGCATCTTGATGGGTCGTTCGCAAGAACCTGAAGATGTGGCTGGTTTAGTTTCCTATCTCGCTTCTGAAGACTCAGATTATATGACCGGACAAGCTATTTTAATTGACGGTGGTATGGTAATGAGATAG